A stretch of Anolis sagrei isolate rAnoSag1 chromosome X, rAnoSag1.mat, whole genome shotgun sequence DNA encodes these proteins:
- the LOC132781459 gene encoding CCN family member 2-like, with protein MHRMFDDFGAIITPILFLFALRPGWVAAQACLYPCQCSTQTLQCPAGTSLLLDGCGCCKVCARQLGELCSLQKPCDHHKGLYCDFSKIHRDNGICLAHEGATCDLMGKIYFNGENFQPSCKLQCNCMDGAIGCIPLCTDGARLSPIDCPLPYQVKVQSKCCEEWLCEWGNWKNHKGKDTTVYRNKPAHKGKAKSKAHRKVSSLQKNCLVQTTQWSACSKTCGMGISTRVTNNNSQCRLEKESRLCMIRFCNIPLEKSIKKGRKCIRNAKPRQVMRFVFTGCTSVRSYRPKFCGHCTDRRCCTPLTTSTTEVEFKCPEGDSFVRKMMVIKSCSCHYDCPTENDIFLAIYRRRMIGDHVKLERQ; from the exons ATGCACAGGATGTTTGATGACTTTGGGGCCATCATCACCCccatcctcttcctttttgccttGAGGCCTGGCTGG GTGGCAGCACAAGCTTGCTTGTACCCATGCCAGTGTTCCACGCAGACACTCCAGTGTCCTGCTGGCACCAGTTTGCTGCTGGACGGCTGCGGATGCTGCAAAGTATGTGCCAGGCAGCTTGGCGAGCTTTGCTCTTTGCAGAAGCCTTGCGATCACCATAAGGGTCTCTACTGCGacttttccaaaatccatagagACAATGGCATTTGCTTAG CTCATGAAGGAGCAACGTGTGACTTGATGGGGAAGATCTACTTTAATGGGGAGAACTTCCAGCCCAGCTGTAAGCTGCAATGCAACTGTATGGATGGGGCTATTGGCTGTATCCCCCTTTGCACAGATGGAGCCCGGCTCTCTCCCATTGACTGCCCTCTCCCTTACCAGGTGAAGGTGCAGAGCAAATGCTGCGAAGAGTGGCTCTGTGAATGGGGCAACTGGAAGAACCACAAGGGAAAGGATACCACAG TTTACAGGAACAAACCTGCGCACAAGGGCAAAGCCAAGAGCAAGGCCCATCGTAAGGTGAGCAGCCTCCAAAAGAACTGCTTGGTGCAAACCACCCAATGGAGCGCCTGTTCCAAGACGTGTGGGATGGGAATCTCAACCAGGGTCACAAACAACAACTCGCAGTGCCGCCTGGAAAAGGAGAGCAGGCTGTGCATGATCCGATTCTGCAACATCCCCTTGGAGAAGAGCATCAAG AAGGGAAGGAAGTGCATTAGGAATGCAAAGCCTCGCCAAGTAATGCGCTTTGTGTTCACGGGCTGTACCAGCGTCCGATCCTACCGGCCCAAGTTCTGTGGCCACTGCACAGACAGGCGATGCTGCACGCCGCTCACCACCAGCACCACCGAAGTTGAATTCAAGTGTCCAGAAGGGGACTCTTTTGTCCGCAAGATGATGGTCATCAAATCCTGTTCTTGCCACTATGATTGCCCCACAGAAAATGATATCTTCCTGGCAATCTACCGACGGCGAATGATTGGAGACCATGTCAAGCTGGAGAGGCAGTAA